A part of Ziziphus jujuba cultivar Dongzao chromosome 8, ASM3175591v1 genomic DNA contains:
- the LOC107414257 gene encoding 65-kDa microtubule-associated protein 3 → MSNLQVDPLQQVETTCGTLLYELQIIWDEVGESDTDRDRMLLELEQECLEVYRRKVDKANRCRAQLRQAIADSEAELAAICSAMGERPVHIRQSDQNAGSLKEELRKIVPQLEEMRKRKSDRKNQFLEVLDEIRNISNEIQGTLEYISSKTVDETDLSLRKLEELHRQLHTLQTEKSDRMKKVQDHLCTLNSICTVLGMDFNQTVKEVHPSLSDSEGSKNISNETIEKLAAAIQKLREVKLQRMQRLQDLATTMLELWNLMDTPIEEQQMFQNVTRNIAASEHEITEPNTLSIDFINYVEAEVSRLEELKSSKMKELVLKKRSELEEFCRRTHMVLEADSAMEYAIEAIESGTVDPAYVLEQIELQIAKVKEEAFSRKEILEKVEKWLGACDEECWLEEYNRDDNRYNAGRGAHLTLKRAEKARSLVNKLPGMVDALASKTMAWEKERGIEFTYDGVRLLSMLEEYTLLRQEKEQERRRQRDQKKLQGQLIAEQEALYGSKPSPSKPQSVKKAPRMSTGGAGNNRRLSLGGTMLQTPKLDPSKATPHSRPGRKSDRVHHTDQLNCNPDEGFTASSTGSRGLEVPGLPFKKHSFGTREVESPMMRKPFSPISSTASSKTNITNLSEDQNITHNETVRKALPTTNMPFTTPLKTATNATDDENRTPKAMPIPVAATPSTLSVPMQTAMTPAPPPIPFAANIVEEVPEQIEYSFEEIRAGFVLPKTHMKSMIQV, encoded by the exons ATGTCAAATCTGCAAGTTGATCCGCTTCAGCAAGTGGAAACAACATGTGGAACCCTTTTATACGAGCTTCAG ATAATTTGGGATGAGGTAGGGGAGTCAGACACTGACAGAGATAGAATgcttcttgagcttgaacaagAGTGTCTAGAAGTTTACCGAAGAAAGGTAGATAAAGCAAACCGTTGTAGAGCTCAGCTAAGGCAAGCAATTGCAGATTCTGAAGCAGAACTCGCAGCCATCTGTTCTGCAATGGGGGAACGTCCGGTACATATCAGGCAG TCTGATCAGAATGCTGGAAGCTTGAAGGAAGAGCTCAGAAAAATAGTTCCACAGCTGGAGGAAATGAGGAAAAGGAAATCTGACAGGAAAAATCAATTCCTAGAGGTCTTAGATGAGATACGAAATATCTCAAATGAGATACAAGGAACTTTAGAATATATCTCATCCAAAACAGTTGATGAAACCGATCTATCCTTGAGAAAGCTTGAAGAATTGCACAGACAGCTGCACACCCTCCAAACAGAGAAG AGTGATCGAATGAAGAAAGTCCAGGACCACCTATGTACATTAAACTCTATTTGCACAGTTCTTGGTATGGATTTCAATCAGACAGTTAAAGAAGTCCATCCCAGTTTAAGTGATTCTGAAGGATCTAAGAATATAAGTAACGAAACAATTGAGAAGTTGGCTGCTGCAATACAAAAGCTACGAGAGGTTAAACTACAGAGAATGCAGAGG CTACAAGATCTTGCAACTACGATGTTGGAGCTTTGGAACTTAATGGATACACCAATAGAAGAGCAACAGATGTTTCAGAATGTTACCCGTAACATAGCTGCTTCAGAACATGAAATAACTGAGCCCAACACTCTTTCAATTGACTTCATTAATTAC GTTGAGGCAGAAGTGTCTCGGTTGGAAGAGTTAAAATCAAGCAAAATGAAAGAGCTCGTTCTTAAGAAGAGGTCTGAGCTGGAGGAGTTTTGTAGGAGGACACATATGGTCCTTGAAGCAGATAGTGCAATGGAATATGCCATTGAAGCTATAGAGTCTG GAACTGTGGACCCTGCTTATGTCCTTGAACAAATTGagcttcaaattgccaaagtgaAAGAGGAAGCTTTTAGCAGGAAAGAAATACTTGAAAAGGTTGAGAAGTGGTTGGGTGCATGTGATGAGGAGTGCTGGCTTGAGGAGTATAACAGG GATGATAACCGATACAATGCTGGAAGAGGAGCTCATCTTACTCTCAAGCGTGCTGAGAAAGCTCGTTCTTTGGTTAATAAACTTCCAG GGATGGTGGATGCATTGGCTTCTAAAACCATGGCATGGGAGAAGGAGAGAGGCATCGAGTTCACATATGATGGT GTCCGGCTTCTTTCAATGCTAGAAGAGTATACTTTACTAAGGCAGGAGAAGGAGCAAGAACGTCGAAGGCAGCGG GACCAGAAGAAACTTCAGGGACAGCTGATAGCAGAACAAGAGGCACTTTATGGATCGAAACCAAGTCCATCAAAGCCTCAAAGTGTTAAAAAGGCTCCTAGAATGTCAACCGGAGGTGCAGGTAATAATAGAAGACTTTCCCTTGGAGGAACAATGCTTCAGACTCCTAAACTTGATCCGAGTAAAGCCACTCCTCATTCACGTCCTGGTAGGAAGAGTGATAGAGTCCACCATACTGACCAATTAAATTGCAACCCAGATGAAGGTTTTACAGCTTCATCCACTG GCAGTAGAGGTTTGGAAGTTCCTGGTCTACCCTTTAAGAAACACTCGTTTGGCACTCGTGAAGTAGAGTCACCCATGATGCGGAAACCTTTCTCACCAATTTCTTCCACGGCGTCTTCGAAGACAAACATTACGAACTTGTCAGAAGATCAGAACATAACACATAATGAGACAGTACGGAAAGCACTTCCTACAACCAATATGCCATTCACAACTCCATTGAAGACTGCTACTAATGCTACGGATGATGAGAATAGGACTCCAAAGGCAATGCCAATTCCTGTGGCTGCTACCCCATCAACATTGTCAGTTCCAATGCAGACGGCTATGACTCCGGCTCCTCCTCCAATTCCTTTTGCTGCCAATATTGTTGAAGAAGTTCCTGAACAGATTGAATACTCTTTCGAGGAAATCAGAGCTGGTTTTGTGCTTCCCAAGACACATATGAAGTCGATGATACAAGTATGA